DNA from Gopherus flavomarginatus isolate rGopFla2 chromosome 21, rGopFla2.mat.asm, whole genome shotgun sequence:
GGCACGGTTTCATGGATGACTAAGGAAGCTGTGGCATAGGCCAGCCCGCTCTGCTGGGAAGGGAAAGCCCATGTGCAGTCCAGCAAAGGCCTGGTGGTACTGCTCACTAGCATTGGAGGGAGAGTGGTATTCCCAGCCGCCTGGCTGGAATACACCAAGGCAGGAAGAGAGTACAACGCATTCGCCATCCAGAGGGCAGACACAGCGATAGCTGCGTCCCTGGCCCCTCTGGCTTCCCTAGCCCCTAGGGGATGCTGCTTCCTTATGGTTCGGCAATGGAAGATGCTCaagcaggaagtggcccaggtgCTCATAGCTCTCAAGAGCACCCAGGTGAACATGAAGACCCTACACCAAGCGGCGGACAAGGAGAGCTGTAGCCCCAGGTCAGCCGTGAAGATCAGCGTGTTCCGCAGCGCTGTGAGAAGGAGATTGACAGTGGAGAGGTTGGCCAGGAGAAGGTCAGAGGCAGCCATGGTGCCACGCTTCACAGTCATGGCAAGGACCGTTAGGAGAACCAGGCTATTGCCCAGCAGGCAGAGGAGGACCAGAGCACCATACAGAGTCACCTGCACCACATTGCCCTGAGACAGCGCATCCGATGTCATTGCTCTGGCATGCCCCGAAAGCCCTGTGAAAGCAAAACAAGGCTGGCCTGTTATATCCAAGTGCCCGTGCCAGCCTGGGAAAcccacctcctcccagagccggggcacCTTGGCTGTGCAGGCATCCAGAGACTATCCCATCATCATGCCTCCAACCTGTTCTGCTTCTCTGGGATCAGGACAGGGGCTTCACTTTCAACCCACGTTAACGGAGACTCCCAGCAAGGGGCCAgttgggtggggtttttttatgtGGATGTTATTTCTGGGAACTGGCCAGGGACACACACGGCCAAACTCGTCACACCTGGGCCACTGAATAACCTGAGCAAGGCAACAACTTTTGGTCACTACTGTCCTAGAGCAGATTCAGAACAGTGACCTAGGTGTGAAAGGCTCTGGTATTCTACCACCAATTCTCAAATCCCAGGAATGTAGATTCCACTTAGATAAAGGGCCTAAGTGACAGCTCATCAGTCACTGTCTTAGATCCACTCACCTGTGTGTTGGGGTCCTGGAACCTGCACAGAAAAGCAAAGGCCCCTCTCCTTCAGTACTTACCATCCTTCCAATTTCTCTCTTCTCTGGTCCGCTCGCTTGTTTGTGTGAACTGGTACTCTTGCTGACTCAGCTAGTTTTCCACTCATTTCATCTGCTCAT
Protein-coding regions in this window:
- the LOC127038879 gene encoding olfactory receptor class A-like protein 4 → MTSDALSQGNVVQVTLYGALVLLCLLGNSLVLLTVLAMTVKRGTMAASDLLLANLSTVNLLLTALRNTLIFTADLGLQLSLSAAWCRVFMFTWVLLRAMSTWATSCLSIFHCRTIRKQHPLGAREARGARDAAIAVSALWMANALYSLPALVYSSQAAGNTTLPPMLVSSTTRPLLDCTWAFPSQQSGLAYATASLVIHETVPVVLMLGANVYTLHKLKGHVRAMGAENGVARFASERRAAKVILALVILFVGCWGTNTLAVGYHSFTSWPAAPFLFQASNFCASLFLGMSPLVILAGHSQLRRTLRRMICAR